One Aegilops tauschii subsp. strangulata cultivar AL8/78 chromosome 7, Aet v6.0, whole genome shotgun sequence genomic window carries:
- the LOC109755948 gene encoding probable calcium-binding protein CML32 yields the protein MDTKQSVAAVVKPSLDGGAPATASFRLRNGSLNSVRLRRVFDLFDKNGDGQITVDELAQALDSLGLVADREGLASTVGAYVPEGAAGLRFQDFECLHRELGDALFGALDDVPEDGEAGAGGDEEEMKEAFKVFDVDGDGFISATELQEVLKKLGLPEGGSLATVRQMICNVDRNSDGRVDFGEFKCMMKGITVWGA from the coding sequence ATGGATACGAAGCAGAGCGTCGCGGCGGTGGTGAAGCCGTCGTTGGATGGCGGTGCCCCGGCCACGGCGTCGTTCCGTCTCCGCAACGGCAGCCTCAACTCGGTTCGCCTCCGCCGGGTATTCGACCTGTTCGACAAGAACGGCGACGGTCAGATCACGGTCGACGAGCTGGCGCAGGCGCTGGATTCACTGGGGCTCGTCGCCGACCGCGAGGGCCTGGCCTCCACCGTGGGCGCATACGTCCCCGAGGGCGCGGCGGGGCTTCGTTTCCAGGACTTCGAGTGCCTCCACCGTGAGCTGGGTGACGCGCTCTTCGGCGCGCTGGACGACGTGCCTGAGGATGGCGAGGCCGGCGCgggcggggacgaggaggagATGAAGGAAGCGTTCAAGGTGTTCGACGTGGACGGCGACGGCTTCATCTCGGCAACCGAGCTGCAGGAGGTGCTCAAGAAGCTGGGCCTCCCCGAGGGCGGCAGCCTCGCCACCGTGCGCCAGATGATTTGCAACGTCGACCGTAACAGCGACGGCCGCGTCGACTTTGGGGAGTTCAAGTGCATGATGAAGGGGATCACGGTGTGGGGCGCGTGA